The following nucleotide sequence is from Amia ocellicauda isolate fAmiCal2 chromosome 14, fAmiCal2.hap1, whole genome shotgun sequence.
GTCAAAATGGATTTCTTGTTTCAGAGCAATTTTTCTCATTTTGTGAAAGTTATTGTTAAAGTTTAAATGCACCAATCCAACAACAGACAGTGaagagatttgtttttcatgtcaaCATTTTATTCCAGTCATAATTGCAGTTATTAAAAGTATGACAGATACGATATAAAGTATTGCAAGGTAAGAACATCTTGTGTTTACAATACACTATAGTAAGTGGTATGAAAATCGTTGTTACCCCATTTTATCCTAAATACAATTACATCCAATGCACCATACATTTTCATTCGTCTTCATTCTAGATTTaaatagaataaaacatttaaagtaattttaaatacacaccAATGAATTCACACTCTTCTAAAATTATCTATATTGGTGAATAAAATAGCAATAAAAATACAGGACTGAATTCTCAACCCTTTCAGAGAATACACTTTGGGATCAAATCCGCGTTTTAGGAAATGCAATCTTTGTAGAATATGCTGAAGTTTTGgtcaacatttgttttattcttcagGAAACTCTCAAGGGTTTTCAGAGGAACCTCGGTTATCTTGTTGTCTACTTGGTCATTGTGGCCAAACGCGGCGTAGGTGGGGAACATATACCTCACATCGTAGGGGGCGTTTCTGTCATATCTGGGGCAGCAGTAGGTGGACCAGAGGTATGTTGGTATAGCCAGCCGTTTGTCATGTCCTCGGTGTATCATGTTACCTGAGGTTGTTATTCCAGTGACGACATATGATTTTCCTCTACAGAAATTGTTTAGCCTTTTCCGAATGGAGTCCACATAGACAGTCCATGAATCTTCCAGGAAGGTAGTTACCTGGGGGACTATGTTAGTGAGGGTGTAGGTGGCCGCCTTATCGTCGTTGTCAGACTGATGCTCATCGGGGTTCAAAGGGCCTCTCTCGTACAAAATGGCGTCAGCGTAGTCTTGCAACACAGCTTGACTCTCTTCAATCAGCTCGTCGGGGCCGCCTTCAGGGAGGACCTGCATATTCCCGCTTTCGTCCGGTGATGCCAACTGAAATACATCCAcaagtacatacatatattaattaattaattatcaacCACAATTAATTACAGGaaatcacattttattcaaCTACAATCAATTTGCTACTCTTATGTGCCcagttgtataaatgggtaaaatgtgatatattgtaacaattgtaagtcaccctggataagggtgtctgctaagaaattgagtaaaaataaaataataataactcttaTAGTTTGGAGGATGTGCCAGTTGTATTACACAAGGAGATACCACCCTTCCACCACCATCTTCTTCACCCTTTAGTTAAAGTCCGAAAGAGAAAATATTGTGTAacttttcttatgtttctttgtctttgtggtAAACTAAAGGCAAACTGCTCAATCCACACTAAAATAAGTACAGGACACATTAGCCAACaatttgcaaaaatgttttaaagctaCAGACAAATTGACTGCAACACCAACAGTAACAATAGGCCTAATAATAGGCCTAGCTCATTGTCCTGGGAtgtatatttattacattttgtacttAATGTAGTAGGCTACTGCACTTATGTAATGCTTTCTTatgtaaaatgtttcttgtgtaaacggCAAGTCACACTACAATAGGACATCTGTAATTcagtacattattaaaaatgcatgataaataaatatctaaatacatacatagcaGACCATGACATTAATTGATACTTGAACAAATGCATAGAATCTTCCACTGATTAGTAGTACTGAAGTACTGACACACTTATCAATAGGCTACATCAGCTCAGCAAAACTGTCGCAGCCTGGACTTCATTCCGTTAATAACAAGAATGATATCAAGTGTGAAATGTATTAGAAACAATACCTGAGGCTCATACATCCAGGGCACATCCACGCGTTTCTGCCCGTCGGATTTCTTGAAGGTGTAGGCGGAGAACACCGGGATGCGCTTGGCGGCGTCATAGAGGGTGGCGAAGCGCGGCTTGTTGGCGTACCTCTGGCAAATCTTCTTCAGGTTGTCGCCCTTGTACCCCACCGGCGAGGACCGCATGTACAGGAACTGCTTACAGTCTTTAAAATTGTCTCCCACGGATGCCCAAAAAAACGAAACGTGGTTGAGAAGCAGAAGTAAGACAGATGCGTGAAAGAGATTCATGTTAAGAGCCAGTTTGTCCCACTGGGAGAGGAGCCTGCGGGACACAGACAACTTCAGCTGGAAGTGATGGTGCGCTTCAGCACCTTTCTGTATGCAAACTAACCAtgctgacacacacagggcGGCTGTGTCCGACCAATAATCGGCCTGGGAACACAGATAAGGACTTTCAAAACCCTCAAGATTGAAACACTGGATATGTTTTCCTGTTGTAGCCTATGACAATGTAACATTGTAATATAGTGAACTTAGAACAATATGATGCTGTGGCAACACACATGTGCAGACATTGTCAAATTGCATGTATAAAACTACACCGCAGAGAAACAACGTGTGCATAACAACATACACAGAATGCAAAGGTTTcagttaaatgaaaaacaaaaagaaaggttCAGTGTGTAAATGCTGCAAATATAACATAATTGCACAGGTTTGTTGTTGTAATTCCGGAGATCCTAAATGCACAAATAACGTTACTGTGCAACAATCACAGATCCCATAATGGCACTGTTGGGTCAGTGGTAATGTTTCTACAACTTTTCTCTCACATCTTATCTGGCAGTTCCAAAATACAACCCTTGGAGTGAAACCAGCTGGATCTAGCGGTGTTtgggttgttgttgtgttttccaGCTTTTAATTAAGAATTCTGTTGGTGTACAACGTGACTATAATGATAGCCCTggtgaacaaaaaacagcttaGACCAGCTAAGCCATTTGATGCCTCTTCCACTGTCTGCTCCTGTAGCCACCATTGGAAGCAGCCTTAAAGACTAGACAGCAAAGACACACAAATAAACCATTAGCTCGAGGGGTTTATGTTTGAGTGAGTGATGCCTAATGCTTGAATCCACAATGATTTAAATAGTGACAGTAAAACAGTAATAGGACGCCACACCACATACTTTTCACCACATATGCATAAAAGTGTTTTAAACACCTTTTTTAAACCATTGTGGGTCTGCTGCAATTGCTgccatttataaattaaataaaaatatgacttACCTGTACTACCTTTAAACTGCTTCTGAAAGATTTGAAATGCTTACCTAGAGGTGACGGTGATTGGTTCAAAGAAAGAATCCACACGCTGGGTTAATACCTCAGAGCAGTAAATAACCAACTTGACCCAACACACATAAAATTATACTTTTTAGAGTGTAGACTTGGGGTATAAAAGGCTGTTCTCCATTCATGCTGGGAGAGGCAGAGCAAGGAGTGCTGTTTTACTCTTCTGTGTTCAACTCTCCACAAAGGAACATTAAACAATGCTGGAGATGTATGGGAAATTgcataacaaaaacacaagaaaacataagatatatattgtgttttgatAACGAACGAAGTGCATCTTGTAAGGGCAAGGGACCTTTGCATGTACACAGTGGATATGAATGAACTGCATGGGGTCTATCTAAAATTAAGCTCAACAGCTCCACCTTGCCACAATTCAGAAGCAGTTTTCTGTAAGTTTGTGTTAGCCtgttttctggacctggacttTAATGGACAGTTTGCACAAAACAGTAGCAACTTAAGTAATATTCAAGGTCaatataacataaaaaaatgtgtagcagaaaaaatgcatttaattatctatttaattaaactcttaaaatatatatataattgaaacgCAGCCAGGAGACGTATTAATAAAGCGACGAGAGCAAGGCGGGCGCTTTCTGTGTGCGTCACAGGAGTGACGTCAGTCAACAGCATAAAACGAGCGGGCTAGATCTTTTTCTGCAGATGAACTAGTTTTGTAGAtagttattttacttttaattggGATGCATTTAACAAATTGATTTTATGTAAAGACAGTGTCGTTGTCTCATATTGCTATCGATAGTACACGGAATATAAAGTGTGGTATGCGTGGTGAAAACaacagaatataaaataaacattttatttttgtttaatctgGTTTCATTGGGAACACGTTCATTATGCCGTTTTACAATTTAAAGTATAATGTGAACTGAAAGCAGCTTCTCGATGTACCGGAGTGTCTGACGGAAAACTTCTTGGAAACCCCAGAAGTGTGGAAAAGAAACCGGAGAACATGGACGTGAGCGAGTTTGCCCCCAGTGTGGAGCGGACAGTGAAGTCTGCCATCGGTGCCATCTTAAAGGAAATCGCTGTGGTGTTCAGTAGCAAACTGGCCGATTTCCAGACAGTGGTGTCGGAGCAGCAGAGGGACATCGACACGCTGAGGCTGAAGCTGCGGATGTCCGAGCAGGCAGTGGCGCGCATGCGCGACAGTGTCAGAGCCCCGCAGCAGCACCGGGGCTGCACCGCGGTGGGCGAGTCTGCTGTCGGGGAGGCACACAGACACGGTGTGGGCTTTGAACGTGTTGAACAAGTAGAAGAGTGTTGCCCAACTCTCCCCGACCCGACACATAACGTCCCAAGCAGCAATTCCGCCTTTTCTGACATCCAGAAAGAGAAACGGACAGATAATGCCAAAGAGTCAGACAGAGCTGATGATACAGAGCAAGTGATTCGCGGTGACGTCACCGACACGCCGCACACACAGAAACGGGCAAGGACTGAAGGTAAAGTTTACTACAGTAAACATCGTCTTTCccagaataacacatttaaaatattatgtaTTACATCGTATAGATAagataaaatacttttaattagTCACTGCATGCATATTTCGTTGTCTCAAGATTGTATTTCTATGCCCTGTATGTAACGGTGTTGTTGGTTGTTGTGTGTGTCGCTGAATGTTTTAACCCCTGACTCCATACTTAATTTTCCCTTTGGATATGATcaagatttgatttgatttgactgCTAGTTACAGATTTACAGTTTGTAATAGTGTatctatgtttgtgtgtgtgtatgtctttaGATATTGAGAATGAGCAGCTCTGTGCTGAAAGCAAAGGAAGGGGTGAATGTGCCTCTGTTAAAGAAGAGACACCTGACTTGGAATGTGTTGGACCGACCGAGAAGATCTTCCAGCTGGAACAAAACGCAGAGAAGGTCAGTGAACCGCAGACTGCCCCTGACAACAAGGACACCGCTGACCTGGAGTCGGCGAGCACCAAAGAGATGATGCCGGAAATGGAATCCAGTCAGATGGAAGAGAAGTCTGCGCTACCAAAGCCTGCTGTGGACTACATCCTTCTTCTCGGACCCGTGGGCAGCATTCAGATCCCGTCCAGTGTCAGACCTCCCTTGAATCTTGGAGATGCCAAACCTGAGACACGTCCCACTGCTGAGAGGTTTCAGTGCGCCGAATGTGGCAAACAGCTGAGTAACCTGGAGACCCTGAAGAGACACCTGGCGACGCACCCCAATTTGCATTACTGCAACACTTGCGGGAAGAGCTTCAAGTGGCTGGGACACCTGcaagaacacaaacacattcacaCTGGGGAGAAGCCCTACCGCTGCTCTGAGTGTGGGAAAAGGTTTAGACATCTGAGCAACCTCCGAAGGCACAGGATGACCCTCAGGGGTCACTCCACATCGGACAGACCAAAGTTTGCAGACTTGTCATTGCAgatcttgaaaaaataaataatccccAAGAACCAGAATGTCAAGGTCCATGTTACATCTGTGGTCTTTCAAATGTCACCTGTGATCGCCAAATACGACTTGACCCTGATGTCAGTTGTATTTTGATATGAAACCTGGGTGTTTAGTAGTGAAGTTACATTGTCTGATTCTGACCTGAAAATGTAGCTCTTTTAAAATTTTCTACAGCtaataaatgaaattaaaaaatagatgTATTTTTTCCTCACGCGATAAAGAAGATTTTTGATTACACGTCTAGCTGGTCTGTGTTGAATGAATTAATATGTTTGAATGGTGTTTCTGGGGTTCAGTATCTAAATGCTGCAAATATAATTGCACAGGATTGTTGTTGTAATTCCAGAGATCCtaaatgtacaaataatgttacTGTGCAACAATCACAGAACCCATAATGGCACTGTTGGGTCAGGGGTAATGTTTCTACAACTTTTCTGTCTTGTCTTATTTGGCAGTTCCAAAATACAACCCAACCACAGCCTTATCACTGCCAGAATGAAACCAGTTGGATCTAGCGGGGTTtgggttgttgttttcttttgcagCTTTTAATTAAGAATTCTGTTGGTGAACAATGTGAGTATAATCATAGTTGTTACTTCAAAATATGTGTTTGATAACAAGCAAGTGCATCTTGTAAGGGCAGGGGATCATTGCATGTACACAATGGTTATGAAAGAACAGCATGGGGTCTATCTAAAATTAAGCTCAACAGCGCCACCTTGTCGAAATTCAGAAGCAGTTTTCTGCAAGTTTGTGTTAGCCTGTTGAGCATTAGTGAACAGTTTGCAAAATACACTAGAAACATAAATACTATTAAAGGACAATActaccaaaaatatataataatcgaGTAGCGGCggaaaaatattgaattattttaaaacaattacaaaattgAAGGGCCGCCTGGAGACGTATTAATAAAGCGACGAGAGCCAGGCCGGCGCATTCTATGTGCGTCATTGGAGTGACGTCAGTCAACAGCAGGAACCGAGTGAGGTTGGTTTGTTTCTGCAGCAGAATAAGTTttgtatataatgttattttgcatttaatttggaTATTTCAAACATAAGGTTTTTATGTGCAGACAGCGTCGTTGTCTACACTACAGGGAGTTTAAAAGGTATGCGTGgtgaaaacaacagaaaagaaaCGTCTTTTTTCGgttagtttgttttcattgggGAAATGTTGATTATGCATTTTAACACCAGCAACAGACAGGTTGTCATGTTCAAGTATAATGTGAACTGAAAGCAGATCCTCGATGTACCGGAGTGTCTGACGGAAAACTTCTTGGAAACCCCAGAAGTGTGGAAAAGAAACCGGAGAACATGGACGTGAGCGAGTTTGCCCCCAGTGTGGAGCGGACAGTGAAGTCTGCCATCGGTGCCATCTTAAAGGAAATCGCTGTGGTGTTCAGTAGCAAACTGGCCGATTTCCAGACAGTGGTGTCGGAGCAGCAGAGGGACATCGACACGCTGAGGCTGAAGCTGCGGATGTCCGAGCAGGCAGTGGCGCGCATGCGCGACAGTGTCAGAGCCCCGCAGCAGCACCGGGGCTGCACCGCGGTGGGCGAGTCTGCTGTCGGGGAGGCACACAGACACGGTGTGGGCTTTGAACGTGTTGAACAAGTAGAAGAGTGTTGCCCAACTCTCCCCGACCCGACACATAACGTCCCAAGCAGCAATTCCGCCTTTTCTGACATCCAGAAAGAGAAACGGACAGATAATGCCAAAGAGTCAGACAGAGCTGATGATACAGAGCAAGTGATTCGCGGTGACGTCACCGACACGCCGCACACACAGAAACGGGCAAGGACTGAAGGTAAAGTTTACTACAGTAAACATCGTCTTTCccagaataacacatttaaaatattatgtaTTACATCGTATAGATAagataaaatacttttaattagTCACTGCATGCATATTTCGTTGTCTCAAGATTGTATTTCTATGCCCTGTATGTAACGGTGTTGTTGGTTGTTGTGTGTGTCGCTGAATGTTTTAACCCCTGACTCCATACTTAATTTTCCCTTTGGATATGATcaagatttgatttgatttgactgCTAGTTACAGATTTACAGTTTGTAATAGTGTatctatgtttgtgtgtgtgtatgtctttaGATATTGAGAATGAGCAGCTCTGTGCTGAAAGCAAAGGAAGGGGTGAATGTGCCTCTGTTAAAGAAGAGACACCTGACTTGGAATGTGTTGGACCGACCGAGAAGATCTTCCAGCTGGAACAAAACGCAGAGAAGGTCAGTGAACCGCAGACTGCCCCTGACAACAAGGACACCGCTGACCTGGAGTCGGCGAGCACCAAAGAGATGATGCCGGAAATGGAATCCAGTCAGATGGAAGAGAAGTCTGCGCTACCAAAGCCTGCTGTGGACTACATCCTTCTTCTCGGACCCGTGGGCAGCATTCAGATCCCGTCCAGTGTCAGACCTCCCTTGAATCTTGGAGATGCCAAACCTGAGACACGTCCCACTGCTGAGAGGTTTCAGTGCGCCGAATGTGGCAAACAGCTGAGTAACCTGGAGACCCTGAAGAGACACCTGGCGACGCACCCCAATTTGCATTACTGCAACACTTGCGGGAAGAGCTTCAAGTGGCTGGGACACCTGcaagaacacaaacacattcacaCTGGGGAGAAGCCCTACCGCTGCTCTGAGTGTGGGAAAAGGTTTAGACATCTGAGCAACCTCCGAAGGCACAGGATGACCCTCAGGGGTCACTCCACATCGGACAGACCAAAGTTTGCAGACTTGTCATTGCAgatcttgaaaaaataaataatccccAAGAACCAGAATGTCAAGGTCCATGTTACATCTGTGGTCTTTCAAATGTCACCTGTGATCGCCAAATACGACTTGACCCTGATGTCAGTTGTATTTTGATATGAAACCTGGGTGTTTAGTAGTGAAGTTACATTGTCTGATTCTGACCTGAAAATGTAGCTCTTTTAAAATTTTCTACAGCtaataaatgaaattaaaaaatagatgTATTTTTTCCTCACGCGATAAAGAAGATTTTTGATTACACGTCTAGCTGGTCTGTGTTGAATGAATTAATATGTTTGAATGGTGTTTCTGGGGTTCAGTATCTAAATGCTGCAAATATAATTGCACAGGATTGTTGTTGTAATTCCAGAGATCCtaaatgtacaaataatgttacTGTGCAACAATCACAGAACCCATAATGGCACTGTTGGGTCAGGGGTAATGTTTCTACAACTTTTCTGTCTTGTCTTATTTGGCAGTTCCAAAATACAACCCAACCACAGCCTTATCACTGCCAGAATGAAACCAGTTGGATCTAGCGGGGTTtgggttgttgttttcttttgcagCTTTTAATTAAGAATTCTGTTGGTGAACAATGTGAGTATAATCATAGTTGTTACTTCAAAATATGTGTTTGATAACAAGCAAGTGCATCTTGTAAGGGCAGGGGATCATTGCATGTACACAATGGTTATGAAAGAACAGCATGGGGTCTATCTAAAATTAAGCTCAACAGCGCCACCTTGTCGAAATTCAGAAGCAGTTTTCTGCAAGTTTGTGTTAGCCTGTTGAGCATTAGTGAACAGTTTGCAAAATACACTAGAAACATAAATACTATTAAAGGACAATActaccaaaaatatataataatcgaGTAGCGGCggaaaaatattgaattattttaaaacaattacaaaattgAAGGGCCGCCTGGAGACGTATTAATAAAGCGACGAGAGCCAGGCCGGCGCATTCTATGTGCGTCATTGGAGTGACGTCAGTCAACAGCAGGAACCGAGTGAGGTTGGTTTGTTTCTGCAGCAGAATAAGTTttgtatataatgttattttgcatttaatttggaTATTTCAAACATAAGGTTTTTATGTGCAGACAGCGTCGTTGTCTACACTACAGGGAGTTTAAAAGGTATGCGTGgtgaaaacaacagaaaagaaaCGTCTTTTTTCGgttagtttgttttcattgggGAAATGTTGATTATGCATTTTAACACCAGCAACAGACAGGTTGTCATGTTCAAGTATAATGTGAACTGAAAGCAGATCCTCGATGTACCGGAGTGTCTGACGGAAAACTTCTTGGAAACCCCAGAAGTGTGGAAAAGAAACCGGAGAACATGGACGTGAGCGAGTTTGCCCCCAGTGTGGAGCGGACAGTGAAGTCTGCCATCGGTGCCATCTTAAAGGAAATCGCTGTGGTGTTCAGTAGCAAACTGGCCGATTTCCAGACAGTGGTGTCGGAGCAGCAGAGGGACATCGACACGCTGAGGCTGAAGCTGCGGATGTCCGAGCAGGCAGTGGCGCGCATGCGCGACAGTGTCAGAGCCCCGCAGCAGCACCGGGGCTGCACCGCGGTGGGCGATTCTGCTGTCGGGGAGGCACACAGACACGGTGTGGGCTTTGAACGTGTTGAACAAGTAGAAGAGTGTTGCCCAACTCTCCCCGACCCGACACATAACGTCCCAAGCAGCAATTCCGCCTTTTCTGACATCCAGAAAGAGAAA
It contains:
- the LOC136768552 gene encoding endonuclease domain-containing 1 protein; the protein is MNLFHASVLLLLLNHVSFFWASVGDNFKDCKQFLYMRSSPVGYKGDNLKKICQRYANKPRFATLYDAAKRIPVFSAYTFKKSDGQKRVDVPWMYEPQLASPDESGNMQVLPEGGPDELIEESQAVLQDYADAILYERGPLNPDEHQSDNDDKAATYTLTNIVPQVTTFLEDSWTVYVDSIRKRLNNFCRGKSYVVTGITTSGNMIHRGHDKRLAIPTYLWSTYCCPRYDRNAPYDVRYMFPTYAAFGHNDQVDNKITEVPLKTLESFLKNKTNVDQNFSIFYKDCIS
- the LOC136768537 gene encoding uncharacterized protein LOC136768537 — its product is MDVSEFAPSVERTVKSAIGAILKEIAVVFSSKLADFQTVVSEQQRDIDTLRLKLRMSEQAVARMRDSVRAPQQHRGCTAVGESAVGEAHRHGVGFERVEQVEECCPTLPDPTHNVPSSNSAFSDIQKEKRTDNAKESDRADDTEQVIRGDVTDTPHTQKRARTEDIENEQLCAESKGRGECASVKEETPDLECVGPTEKIFQLEQNAEKVSEPQTAPDNKDTADLESASTKEMMPEMESSQMEEKSALPKPAVDYILLLGPVGSIQIPSSVRPPLNLGDAKPETRPTAERFQCAECGKQLSNLETLKRHLATHPNLHYCNTCGKSFKWLGHLQEHKHIHTGEKPYRCSECGKRFRHLSNLRRHRMTLRGHSTSDRPKFADLSLQILKK